The Canis lupus familiaris isolate Mischka breed German Shepherd chromosome X, alternate assembly UU_Cfam_GSD_1.0, whole genome shotgun sequence genome has a segment encoding these proteins:
- the LOC612257 gene encoding LOW QUALITY PROTEIN: ferritin heavy chain-like isoform X4 (The sequence of the model RefSeq protein was modified relative to this genomic sequence to represent the inferred CDS: substituted 1 base at 1 genomic stop codon): protein PPGPPAVAAAPISQVRQNXHPDCEAAVDSRISLELSASYVYQSMAFSLERDDGALRNLARFFQRQAREETQHAEMLVELQNRRGGRIRLRDVKKPDRDAWESGPRATERALHLEKRVNQSLPARPDLHRLATDQNDAQLCDFLEARSLRERASERARQGHPRALGGYGTSLRSVGAPEAGLAEYPFDRLTLRHSHKEN from the coding sequence ccgcccgggccgccaGCCGTGGCCGCCGCGCCCATCTCCCAGGTTCGCCAGAACTAGCACCCCGACTGCGAGGCCGCCGTCGACAGCCGGATCAGCCTGGAGCTGTCCGCCTCCTACGTCTACCAGTCCATGGCCTTCTCCTTGGAGCGCGACGACGGGGCCCTGAGGAACTTGGCCCGCTTCTTCCAGCGCCAGGCCCGCGAGGAGACCCAGCACGCCGAGATGCTCGTGGAGCTGCAGAACCGGCGCGGGGGCCGCATCCGTCTGCGCGACGTCAAGAAGCCCGACCGCGACGCCTGGGAGAGCGGCCCGAGGGCCACGGAGCGCGCCCTGCACCTGGAGAAGCGCGTGAACCAGAGCCTGCCTGCTCGACCTGACCTGCACCGGCTGGCCACCGACCAGAACGACGCCCAGCTCTGCGACTTCCTGGAGGCCCGCTCCCTCCgtgagcgagcgagcgagcgagcgaggcAAGGCCATCCAAGAGCTCTGGGAGGCTACGGCACCAGCCTGCGCAGCGTGGGGGCCCCGGAAGCCGGCCTGGCCGAGTACCCGTTCGACAGGCTCACCCTGCGCCACAGCCACAAAGAGAACTGA